A stretch of DNA from Rothia mucilaginosa:
CGATCAGCAGTACCGTTGGAAGGGTATTGTCCGTGGCCATAAGGATGCTGTTCTCCATTACGTACCCGAGGACAGGGACATTCGTGTGGGTGAGTCGAGCGGTGATTCCAGTAACGATGAGGTCACTTTTGTGTTGAATTATCGAGACGATGCGTGGATGGTCACCGTTGAGACGAAGAATTCCTCGACGACTTCTCCCGGTTCCTCGGGCGGAAGCGATTCTGGCCTCAACGTTTAGGATGCAGTGGCATAGACACCGACACCACGTACGCCCAACAAACAGCACTTTTCGTTAGCTAACGCAGTTTTTGTAGTATTTTCCCAGGTTTGATACCCAAGAAATCATAAACATATCCAAATACACTAAGGTACCCTGAAATAGATACACCGATAATCTATTGAAGGGTACCTTATGTCTACCTTCGTGACCCGACGCGCCGCCCTTGGCATCGCCGCCACCGCAGCGCTCGCCTCCTTAACCGCCTGCGCAAGCGATATTCGCCCGCTCAGCGACCCGAGCACGCCCGAGGAACAGCGCTCCTACAAGGGCGACCTGAAGTTCAACGGCTACGAATCACGCGGCACCTACGTTCCCGCAACCAGCTCGAAGAAGGCGGAGAATCCGCCCAAGCCTGTCCCTCCTGCAGAGATGAAAGCCAAAACGACGGAGGGCATGTACACCGCCATAAACTACTGGTTGGCTTCTTTCAATTACCTTATGATTACCGGCGACATTGAGCCCTTTAAGGCTGTGGATATAAACCGAAACGATATCTACAAGGCCGAACCTTTCGTCGAATTTTATGAGAAGAACACTGGCTGGGTGTACGGTACTGATGCGCCATTCTCAGCAGAGCTAACCGAGGATGCTCCGCAGAAGGTTGACGAGCAACAATACCGCTGGCTGGGTGTTGGCCGTTACAACAAGGAAGCAAAGATCCACTACACAGATGGTAGAGAGCTCACCATGGCCTCATTGAGTAGCGGCCCTGGTGATTATGAGTTCTTCTTTATCTTGGAGTATCAGGATGGTGCCTGGACGGCTCGGAATGAACCAGCCAAACTTACAACGAGCTCACCCAGCTCAAGCGCGAGTAGCTCCGGCGCCTCCGTTTAGAACCCCGGTCATATCGTAGTCGGGCGAGAGCCATAGGTCCCGTGTTTTTCGTCATCTACCGCCGTTTTTACGGTCATGGAGGCGCACACAGCATTGGGCTGACCGCTCCCCTGCGATATTCTGGAATTAGTTCATTTCCGGCACATACTTTATTCACCTCAGAAAGAGCCCCATGTCTACCATGTATACCCGCCGCACCGCCCTGACCGCACTGGGCCTGGGCACCGCAGCGCTTCTTGCCGCTTGCTCTTCCAAGTCTTCCTCCGAGTCTTCAGCGACCGCGAGCGCATCCGCTACCGAGTCTTCGACCGCGAGCGCTAGCGCGACCGCATCCGTCTCCCCCACCGCTGAGGCAACCACCACCGTTGAGCCTGGCCCCAGTATGAAGGGCGAGGTTGTTCTTGCCGACTACTCCTCCACCGGCACTTTTGAGCCCGGCACCAAGGAGCACAAGGCTGTCAACGTTGCGATCCCGGTTGAGCCGGCGAAGCTGCGTGAGAACAGTGTTGAGGGTCTGCACGCGTTCATCGCGTACTGGCAGGCTACCCTGAACTACCTGCTACTGACCGGTGACGGTACCCGCTTCACGAACATTGACCACACCGGCGACTACTCGACTGTGGCTGAGTTCTTCCAGAGCATGTACGCTTCGGAGAGCGGCTGGGTTATTGGTTCGGAGCGTCCGATGATTCTGTCACTGACTGCTGACCGCCCGACTAAGGACACCCGCACCGGCTACTACACGTGGGCATCCGAGATGGTGATTGATGGTGCTGAGGGTGCTGGCGTGTACAGCAAGACCAATGATCGTGTGCAGCCGCTGACCGAGGTGTTCAAGTACCCGGGTAAGCCGGTGGCTGGCCAGATTGTGGCGCACTACCAGGACGGCACGTGGCGTATGGTGCGTCGTGCTCCGGGTACTGCGTCTGCTTCGCCGGTTCCGTCACTGAGCCCGAGCGCTTCGGCTGAGGGTGCTGCGTCTGCAGAGGCGACCGCTGCTTCTGCTGAGGCATCGGCACAGTAGGTTCTGAATCCCCTATACCACTGAGAAGCCACATGTGTTTCAAACACATGTGGCTTTTTGCTTTTAATCTTTCTTGGATAAGTCAGGCATAAACAAAAAGCCTTGATTCCGAAGAATCAAGGCTTTTTCCTAGTGTGACCCCAACCGGATTTGAACCGGTGACGGAGGGTGCATGATGCCGAGCGCGCGAGGAAATCCATCATGCCCCGGAGTGCCGCGACGTAAGGAGCGGCGCCGTGAGAGGCTCACGGCGGCACCATAGAATCTGGGCTCAGTTTTGCCCGATAAACAAATAAACCCTCAGCCAGAAGACTGAGGGTTTATTTCCTAGTGTGACCCCAACCGGATTTGAACCGGTGTTGCCGCCGTGAGAGGGCGGAGTACTAGGCCGCTATACGATGGGGCCGTGAGATTTACATCTCTTTTACCAGGTCTCCCTGGCAACACATATAACTATACAGAGGTTCCCAGAAACAACAAAATCGAAAAGCGGTGAATTGAGTCACATATTTTACACCGAGTGCAAGACCCACCATATAGGCTCTTTTCCAACTACACCAGGCACTCCCCCAGCAGCTTCCACCGCCACCACACCCCGCCTCCACCCAATAAACACCTTACAAAACGCCACGGCATCAAGGCACAAAAATGCGCCCCGCACAGTGTACGGGGCGCATCCCACTCAAACTAGAGCAAGAAACTATGCCTTACGGCGGCGAAGCACCATCACAGCGGCACCAGCGATCAGCGCAAACGCACCGACAGCCGCCAGGCTCAGAACACTCTGAGCACCAGTCTTAGCCAGCGAGCCCTTGCTCTGAGGCGCAGACTTGGTCGCCGAAGCGCTCACCTGAGAATCAACGCCGGAGCTCTTAGGCTGAGACTCGGACTTCGCCGACGAAGAGTTCTTCAGCGGCGCGGTCTTCGCAGTGGTTCCCAGCTGGTCGTTAGCTTCCTCAGCCTTCGAAGGTTCACCCTTCGACTGCTCAGCCGCAGGCTTCTCTGCTACTGCAGATGCAGATGCGGAAGGCGACGCCGAGGCAGCGGCAGGGAACGCCGGCTCATCAGCCTCATTGCGGTTATCTGCATTGCCGGCATCCTTCGCATCATTAACAATCAGCGAAACAGCCGAATCATAATTGCGGTTGGTAGCCACATCAGAACCAGCAGTGACGGTGCCGAGCAGGTAGCCCTGGCTGTACTGCATGGTGTTCGCAGGAACACGCAGAGTTGCCTCGAAGGAGTACTTGCCGGTACGTGAGTTGTAGACGAACGCGCTCGCCGGAACGATAGTAGACACCTTCTGGATGTTTGCCAATTCGCTATCGGTCAGCTTGTCATAACCCATCGACCACTCACCCTCCTTGACGAGGAACAGGCGGAGACCTTCGGCCGGCGGCTTATCATAGTCGTAGCCGGACACATGGAAGGTGTAGGGGCGGGTAATGTCGACGGTACCCTCAGCGAAGTTCAGGGTGGGGTCAATCAGCACTGCAGTAGCCTGCTTCGGGTAGCCCTGGAAGGGAACCTTTGCGGGATTAATAGTCGCGGTGGAGGTGAATTCACCCTCGGAAACCTCAGCGTAGAACTTCACGATGGAGTTCGGAACCAGCTTCTGCTGCGAGGAAGGAACAGTCTTGCCGTTACGATCCACGGTCGCCTTGGAGGTGTAGGTGTCGGTCAGGGAGCCGTCGCCGGTCTTCGCGTTCAGCACGTAGGGTACTGCCGCGGTGGTGTTGGCGATGTCCTGCTTATCCACTGCGATGACGGAGCCGTCCTCGGCGATGGTCAGGTCGTTAGCCTTACCACCGTTCATCTCAACCTCACCGATCACGCGGTCGGTCTTAGCGTCGA
This window harbors:
- a CDS encoding DUF6318 family protein, with the translated sequence MSTFVTRRAALGIAATAALASLTACASDIRPLSDPSTPEEQRSYKGDLKFNGYESRGTYVPATSSKKAENPPKPVPPAEMKAKTTEGMYTAINYWLASFNYLMITGDIEPFKAVDINRNDIYKAEPFVEFYEKNTGWVYGTDAPFSAELTEDAPQKVDEQQYRWLGVGRYNKEAKIHYTDGRELTMASLSSGPGDYEFFFILEYQDGAWTARNEPAKLTTSSPSSSASSSGASV
- a CDS encoding DUF6318 family protein; protein product: MSTMYTRRTALTALGLGTAALLAACSSKSSSESSATASASATESSTASASATASVSPTAEATTTVEPGPSMKGEVVLADYSSTGTFEPGTKEHKAVNVAIPVEPAKLRENSVEGLHAFIAYWQATLNYLLLTGDGTRFTNIDHTGDYSTVAEFFQSMYASESGWVIGSERPMILSLTADRPTKDTRTGYYTWASEMVIDGAEGAGVYSKTNDRVQPLTEVFKYPGKPVAGQIVAHYQDGTWRMVRRAPGTASASPVPSLSPSASAEGAASAEATAASAEASAQ
- a CDS encoding LPXTG cell wall anchor domain-containing protein produces the protein MNLTPSSGKALKGLAVGSLALAISGAAMIPASFAAPNNAHQTAASSASAPSTASLSRVVDTSASVAQITQGLPGQYQVAYSKATNKIWMVGVGGNSNLASTIARVNADTLQIEEVAALPFELDKNGEFGYISAYGITVDDVSGTVWVTNTTDNSLSVFDQNTMEQVWTNHGISESDPNWIEHPRSVLVDHNSGKVFVTGRYYVSAIDMKTFEVTKLQLEGTPNGGTRYVGMNMTVDGDKLYVPERTGGKVFVINTHTFKTEQVIQTRGENSSVEVRPSDVTIDHSENEIYVSSQGVNGVNSGISVYDLTTGAFKKFVKFGTQALSMENDEARDLVYVTDFGTGKIAIFDAKTDRVIGEVEMNGGKANDLTIAEDGSVIAVDKQDIANTTAAVPYVLNAKTGDGSLTDTYTSKATVDRNGKTVPSSQQKLVPNSIVKFYAEVSEGEFTSTATINPAKVPFQGYPKQATAVLIDPTLNFAEGTVDITRPYTFHVSGYDYDKPPAEGLRLFLVKEGEWSMGYDKLTDSELANIQKVSTIVPASAFVYNSRTGKYSFEATLRVPANTMQYSQGYLLGTVTAGSDVATNRNYDSAVSLIVNDAKDAGNADNRNEADEPAFPAAASASPSASASAVAEKPAAEQSKGEPSKAEEANDQLGTTAKTAPLKNSSSAKSESQPKSSGVDSQVSASATKSAPQSKGSLAKTGAQSVLSLAAVGAFALIAGAAVMVLRRRKA